Genomic DNA from Salvia miltiorrhiza cultivar Shanhuang (shh) chromosome 1, IMPLAD_Smil_shh, whole genome shotgun sequence:
TActatgcatttaatttttcagaTCATTCCAGCAATTAAAGCCAAGTGGCCGCGTGGTGCAAACATGAATATCAAGTTACAATGGGATAATGCAAATTCCCACATGAAGTTACAAACAGACCCTGATTTCATAGCAGCTGCCACGTCAGATGGATTTAATATCCAACTGATTTGCCAACCACCAAACTCGCCGGATACAAACGTGAATGACCTAGGGTTTTTCAGAGCAATTCAATCACTACAAGATGACAAGTTGGCTAATGGTGTAGATGATCTGCTCAACAACGTAAAAGAGGCATTTGAAGAGCTTGATCCTATGAAGTTAAACAATGTTTTCCTCACACTACAAGGCTGCTACCATGAAATCATAAAATGCAGGGGCAACAACAATTACAAAATTCCACACATCAACAAGGAAAGACTCTTAAGACTTGGGATTCTCCCAGAATGCTTGGAGGTGGAAGAACAACTCGTGAGGGACTGTTTGGAGGAGTTAAGACAGCAGCAAATGGAACAAGGCACAATCTACAACCTCGATTCACTGGTTCACTCACTAGAGCAGGTTGCACTTATGGATTAGTTCTTGTTTTTGTGGTTTTTTTTGGCTAGAAGGTTTACCAGAACAAACAATCCTagaaggtttttttttttggctagaTTGTTTGTAATGTAAACCCTTTTGATTGTCTCAGCTTAATGTAATGTTATTTTGCATCATAGACATAAATTCAGCCACATTAATTCCCTCAGACAACAAAGAACAGAATCATCACAGGGTTTTCAGCATATAACCCACATAACACAGGAAGAACCTCCTAAACTAGGGAATACCTAGTGGTGGCTACAACCTGATTGGGATTAACcaacaaaaacaaagaacaCAGTGCATCAACACAGGGTTTTCAGTCACATACGACAGACAATGCATCAACACAGCCATAGATAAGATATtcaaggcatcaccagccaccaAACACCAACAACAAAGAAATgcaaggcatcaccagccataAAACACCCATAGATAAGGCATGCAAGGCATCGCCAGCCACCACCAACCCATAAGAAAATTAGGAACAAAATCACCGTATCAAGGGACCGGCCTTCTTCATCCTGGATGAAGCCATCCACGGCCAAATCTCCCTCCGTTTCAGGCACCACCGTATCCAATGGCCGGCCTTCTTCATCCTGGACGAAGCTATCGACGGCCACCAGATCTTGGGGTGCTTCCAACGCCTCAATAAATGATGATAATCGGTGAAATCACTGGATAATCTGTGAAATCACTGGATTTATAGAGATTCATCGGAGATGGCAACGGATCCGGTGATTCTTCGGTAGAATCACCGATTTTACAGAGAGAAGTGAGAAATGGTTCATGCTCCATCAATCAGGGGTGAGAGGCGATGATAAATCGGAGGTGGAATGAGTAATCGCCGAGGAAAGCTTCACCGATGCAGGCGGCGCTCAACTTAGGGTTTTCAGAGGAAAGTGATGCGGCGCAAGAAACTTTAGGGTTCGTATGTGAAACAAAGTTTTAACTCTAAGTTTGAGAAATAATATTGGGGGTGGGGTATTTTAATTCCAGACGTTAAATTGGGGATGATGTATTTTAAACACACTTAATTAAGGAATGTTAAAAGTGTTTAAATTAGAATTGTGGTGGGCCCATCAATGGCAACAAGAGTAAATTGTGAAACAAAATAAGGGTAAATTTGTCAAAAAAGTGAAAcaggactctttttcgtggacaaaaaaaaga
This window encodes:
- the LOC131005804 gene encoding uncharacterized protein LOC131005804, with translation MPEQSCPPCQSRAARPARAGVQPETALPRVSFTTKLGFMGFRIIPAIKAKWPRGANMNIKLQWDNANSHMKLQTDPDFIAAATSDGFNIQLICQPPNSPDTNVNDLGFFRAIQSLQDDKLANGVDDLLNNVKEAFEELDPMKLNNVFLTLQGCYHEIIKCRGNNNYKIPHINKERLLRLGILPECLEVEEQLVRDCLEELRQQQMEQGTIYNLDSLVHSLEQVALMD